The genomic window TTAACATATATAATTTTAATAATTAAGGTTGAGGAATATGGATAATACAAATAATACAAAGTGAATTAATAAGTTTCATAGAACAAAATATTTGATTTGAGTTCATTTCGCAGTTTCATTAATTATTTCAATTTTATATGTTTATTTTTTCATTGAATTAAGAATAAATAATAAAGATTTAACGTCTAAAATTACATTTATATTAATATCTACTATAATTGTTTTTGTTTTTATTATTTCACATATATTTTTGACTATATATTGTTTATTACTTTTTAATTGGTTTGTTTCTGTTTGTTATTTTTTCAGTATGTTAATTCCGTTTTCGTTTATTATTTCTGATATTTATATATATTTGAGAGCAAATGAAGAATCAAAGATCTTGAAAGAAAATTTTTTCAATATTACAACTCAAAATTCTGTCTTATCAATTTCAAATAAGAAACTTCATGAAGATTTATCAACACATAAAAAATTAAGTGATAATTTGAATTCAAAAATTGCTGAATTAAACAATGATATAGATGATCTAATAAACGAAAACAAAAATTATAAATTAAATTATGAAAGAGAAATCTCTGAAAAGAACAAAATAATTAACTATCTCAAAAATGTATTGAATAGTAAAACCAAGAACAATGATAGTGTCTCTAACCTTAATAAAGGGATTGCGTATGAACATCAAATACTAAATACATATGATCCAAAAAAGTGAACTGCCTATTGAAATGGTTTACAAGGAAAGAATGATAATGGAATTGACTTGATAATGTGAGAAAATAATGGCAAATCTGTTCATTTAATACAATGTAAAAATCATAGATCAACTAAACCTTGTCAAAATGATTTGAATAATTTTTTTGTAATGTGTGAAGTGTGATTTGAAAACGAAAAAGAAAAATGCAAAATTTTTGACCGCCACATTAAAAAGATTTTTATATCTAACCTTGAACCTACAGAACAATTTAAAAAAATGTTAGAAGAATCGAAAAAAATTACAGTAAATAAAGATATCGAATTTAAAAAAATACTTTGAGATGATAAAAAATATTGTCCTTGCATTAATCAAAAGAAAAATTTTAAACAATTAAAGAAAATAGTATATAAATTTAATGAAGAAAAGAAAAGAATCGATCATCTAGAATTGCTAGAATTATAAGTTTAAACTAGGAAACAATTGTTATATGAATAATTTGAATATTGACAAAGGATTTGTTAAAATATAAATGTGTGATTATTGGAATATTTTATTTCAATGGATAAGTGGCACAACCGACTTGCGAGCATTGCCACACGTTAATAAAATTAAGGTTGCTTTCTTATAGAGATGGGGGGCTGTTGTGAGCGAATGAACCCATCATTTTTTTTAAAAAAATATGAATTATGAATAATAAAGAATTTGTTTTGTATGTAAAATTACTTAGAGAAATTCTAGAAAAATTTTATAGTAATGAAGGTCACAAAAAGATAAATACATATTGAAAATCTAATAGTCTTAATAAAGATATACTTATAAAAATTAAAATAGATAATATTCCTCATATGTTAGGAATCCACTATTGAAAGCAACTAAAGAATGTAAATAATTTTAATTTTTCTTATCTGCAAATATTCATTAAAGAAATTATTAGTGGGAAGTCAAAATATGATGATTTACTTAAATTAATGATTAATAATTTTAATAAATTAAGTAAAGATATTGTTAAGAAATATAAGTCTGTAGATTTTTTTTTTTTTTTTTGATTTTTTAGTGGAAAGAATTATTATTTTTGTGAATTTCATTAGTGGTATTCTAAATAATTCTCTAAATGAAATTGAATTATATTATAATGACGATAACAGTTTCTTTATGTGCATACCTAAAATAAAGTTGAGTGAAAATAAAAAATTTAATGTAAATTTTGAGCTATGTAGAATTTCATCGCAAAGTTTTACTTATGAAACTTACATAATCAAGTCGATAAAGGTTGTTAAACAAAAAAGAAAAAATCTAAATAAATCAGAATTGAAGTTAAAAGGTATATTTCCTAAAATTTAGTTATCACAAAAAAGAAATTTAGCCGACTTCTCAGTCGACTTTTTGTTTAATTTTTTTTCATTTAATTTAGTTTTTATAAAACTAACAAAAAACTTTTATTAATATAAAATTTAAATATGAAAAATAATAGCTTAAAATTTGCCTCAATTGATATTGGTGGTACAAATACAAGATTTGCGATTTTTGAGAATGATAAAATCATTAAAAAAATAAAATTCTCAACTAATCAAAATGATTATAAAGAAACCTTAGGTAAAATTTGTAACTTGCTTGATGAGCATAATATTTCTGGAGTTGGTTTATGCATTCCTGGACCTGCGGATTATGAAAATGGAATAATTTTAACTAGTCCTAATTTACAGGGTTGAAATGGAAAAGATATCAAAAAATATATACTAGAAAATTCAAAAGTACTTGAAATTGCTTTTGAAAATGATGCTAATGTTATGGCACTTTCAAATCATGTTGAGTTTAACCAAGGTGAAAAAGATATAACTCAATTTTTCACTATTTCAACTGGTTTAGGAGCTGGTTTAGTTATAAATAATAAGATCTTTACTGGTTCAAAATACTTAGCACAAGAAATAGCTAGAGCTCCAATCGCTCCTATTTCTGAACCTGGATTTCATTTACCAGAATATTCACTTGAATTATTTTGTTCAGGAACTGGATTTGCTCTTAGATATGAAAAAGCTACAAATATTAAAAAGTCAACTAAAGAAATTTGTGAAGCTTATTTAGCAAAAAACGACAGTGTTGCCTATAAAATAATTTCAGA from Mycoplasma anserisalpingitidis includes these protein-coding regions:
- a CDS encoding ROK family protein — encoded protein: MKNNSLKFASIDIGGTNTRFAIFENDKIIKKIKFSTNQNDYKETLGKICNLLDEHNISGVGLCIPGPADYENGIILTSPNLQGWNGKDIKKYILENSKVLEIAFENDANVMALSNHVEFNQGEKDITQFFTISTGLGAGLVINNKIFTGSKYLAQEIARAPIAPISEPGFHLPEYSLELFCSGTGFALRYEKATNIKKSTKEICEAYLAKNDSVAYKIISEGIEVLARLISISIAFVNPNLISFGGSVTEFNKWFVEEAIQRAKSWTEENQFNSVRFVFDKNGDDSALFGLNYLIKSKFAENKRG